The Fluviicola sp. genome contains a region encoding:
- the accC gene encoding acetyl-CoA carboxylase biotin carboxylase subunit translates to MFKKILIANRGEIALRIIRTCKEMGIKTVAVYSTADKESLPVRFADEAVCIGPAQSSKSYLSIANIIAAAEITNADAIHPGYGFLSENEKFSRVCQEHGIKFIGALPEQIAGMGDKATAKATMIAAGVPCIPGSTGLLKDLDDARETAKKVVYPIILKATAGGGGKGMRIVWKEEDLQAAWDSARQEAGAAFGNDGIYMEKYIEEPRHIEIQIAGDQYGNACHLSERDCSIQRRHQKLVEETPSPFMTDELRERMGQAAIKAAKAVNYEGVGTVEFLVDKNRDFYFMEMNTRIQVEHTITEEVINYDLIKEQIKIAAGDKISGKNYYPQMHAIQCRINAEDPYADFRPSPGKITSYHSPGGHGVRIDTHAYAGYTIPPNYDSMIGKLIVVAQTREEAILKMKRALDEYIIEGIKTTIPFHQKLMEDPQFNEGNFTTKFMETFEF, encoded by the coding sequence ATGTTCAAAAAAATATTAATTGCCAACCGTGGTGAGATCGCTTTACGTATCATTCGTACTTGTAAAGAGATGGGCATCAAAACGGTTGCAGTATATTCTACTGCTGATAAAGAAAGCCTACCGGTTCGTTTTGCCGATGAAGCGGTTTGTATCGGGCCGGCTCAGAGCAGCAAGTCTTATTTATCGATAGCAAATATCATTGCTGCTGCAGAAATCACCAATGCAGACGCGATTCACCCGGGATACGGGTTCCTTTCCGAAAACGAGAAATTCTCTCGTGTTTGCCAGGAGCATGGAATTAAATTCATCGGGGCTTTGCCTGAGCAAATTGCCGGAATGGGTGATAAAGCAACAGCAAAAGCAACCATGATCGCTGCCGGAGTACCGTGTATTCCGGGATCAACAGGATTATTGAAAGATTTGGACGATGCACGTGAAACTGCTAAAAAAGTAGTTTACCCGATCATCCTGAAAGCAACAGCCGGAGGTGGTGGAAAAGGAATGCGTATCGTTTGGAAAGAAGAAGATTTACAGGCTGCATGGGATTCGGCACGCCAGGAAGCAGGTGCTGCTTTCGGTAACGACGGAATCTACATGGAGAAATACATCGAAGAACCTCGTCACATCGAGATCCAGATTGCAGGTGACCAGTACGGAAATGCCTGTCACTTATCCGAGCGCGATTGTTCCATTCAGCGTCGTCACCAGAAATTGGTAGAAGAAACTCCTTCTCCGTTCATGACTGACGAACTTCGTGAAAGAATGGGTCAGGCGGCAATTAAAGCTGCGAAGGCCGTAAATTACGAAGGTGTTGGAACAGTGGAGTTTTTGGTTGACAAGAACCGCGATTTCTACTTCATGGAAATGAACACACGTATCCAGGTAGAGCACACCATTACAGAGGAAGTAATCAATTACGATCTGATCAAGGAGCAAATTAAAATTGCTGCAGGAGATAAAATTTCCGGGAAGAACTACTATCCGCAAATGCATGCGATACAGTGTCGTATCAACGCAGAGGATCCGTACGCTGATTTCCGTCCGTCTCCGGGTAAAATTACAAGCTACCATTCTCCGGGAGGACATGGTGTGCGTATCGATACCCACGCTTACGCAGGTTATACGATCCCGCCAAACTATGACTCTATGATCGGGAAATTGATCGTAGTTGCTCAAACACGCGAAGAAGCAATTCTTAAGATGAAACGTGCATTGGATGAATACATCATCGAAGGCATCAAAACAACGATTCCGTTCCATCAAAAACTGATGGAAGATCCACAGTTCAACGAAGGAAACTTCACTACGAAGTTCATGGAAACGTTTGAGTTTTAA
- a CDS encoding energy transducer TonB — translation MKKLVILSLLQFIYGLSFSQTDPEPLPASKQTSPPPKAVPKQASSVEAKELVYDTPEEPAEFPGGTSALKKYIAENLKFEGRCYLQFVVLESGEITDIKVKKGVTDCPECDEEAVRLIKSMPNWNPGKLNGKPVKSLYSLPVIFKLN, via the coding sequence ATGAAAAAATTAGTGATACTTTCCCTGTTACAATTTATTTACGGACTATCTTTTTCACAGACAGATCCCGAACCATTACCTGCATCCAAACAAACAAGCCCTCCGCCAAAAGCTGTCCCGAAACAAGCATCATCTGTGGAAGCAAAGGAACTTGTTTATGATACGCCTGAAGAACCGGCGGAATTTCCGGGAGGAACAAGTGCGTTAAAAAAATACATAGCTGAGAATTTAAAGTTTGAGGGAAGATGTTATCTTCAGTTTGTTGTTCTGGAATCGGGAGAAATTACGGATATAAAAGTAAAAAAAGGGGTTACCGATTGTCCGGAATGTGATGAGGAAGCTGTTCGGTTGATCAAATCCATGCCGAACTGGAATCCGGGTAAGCTCAACGGTAAACCGGTTAAAAGCCTTTATAGTCTTCCTGTTATTTTCAAATTAAACTAG
- the plsX gene encoding phosphate acyltransferase PlsX — translation MKIGIDILGGDFAPEANIAGAVLARKELPQDVRLVLIGDQDQILSGLNALNEDPAGYDIVHAPDVITMHDHPTRAIPTKPHSSIAVGFDLLAKKEIDIFASTGNTGAMLVGAIYKINTIAGIIRPCITSVLPTVDGKNSILLDVGANADCKPDVLYQFAVLGSLYAKCVYGVDNPRIGLLNIGEEETKGNLLTIAAHKLMAESDEINFIGNIEGRDLFTGVADVVVCDGFTGNIALKQAEGIYTLMRKRGLRDEYFDRFNYENYGGTPILGVKGNVIIGHGISNDKAVRSMLLHSYEVAKSDLTKNINEAFNQ, via the coding sequence ATGAAGATAGGAATAGATATTTTGGGCGGTGATTTCGCACCAGAGGCCAATATAGCCGGTGCTGTACTTGCTAGAAAAGAACTTCCTCAGGACGTGCGTCTCGTGTTGATTGGCGACCAGGATCAAATCTTGAGTGGCCTAAACGCGTTGAATGAAGATCCGGCCGGGTATGACATTGTACATGCCCCTGACGTCATTACGATGCACGACCACCCTACCCGGGCAATTCCAACCAAGCCGCATAGCAGTATCGCGGTTGGTTTCGACCTGCTCGCCAAGAAGGAAATCGACATCTTTGCCAGTACAGGAAATACGGGAGCAATGCTGGTTGGTGCAATCTATAAGATCAACACCATTGCCGGTATTATTCGCCCGTGTATTACCTCCGTGCTGCCAACCGTTGACGGCAAAAACTCCATTTTACTGGATGTTGGTGCCAACGCAGACTGCAAACCTGATGTTCTTTACCAATTTGCCGTTTTGGGAAGTCTTTATGCCAAATGTGTTTATGGCGTGGATAATCCGAGAATCGGGCTTTTGAATATTGGTGAAGAAGAAACCAAAGGGAATTTATTGACGATAGCAGCCCACAAACTGATGGCTGAATCGGATGAAATCAATTTCATTGGAAACATCGAGGGTCGTGATCTGTTTACAGGTGTGGCAGACGTTGTTGTTTGTGATGGGTTCACCGGGAACATTGCTTTGAAGCAAGCCGAAGGAATCTACACACTCATGCGTAAACGGGGCTTGCGTGACGAATACTTCGACCGTTTCAATTATGAGAATTACGGTGGAACACCGATCCTCGGTGTGAAAGGTAATGTCATAATCGGTCATGGAATTTCCAACGATAAGGCCGTAAGAAGTATGCTACTGCACTCCTATGAGGTAGCAAAATCGGATCTTACAAAAAACATTAACGAAGCTTTTAATCAATAA
- the accB gene encoding acetyl-CoA carboxylase biotin carboxyl carrier protein, which produces MNLNEIQDLIKFVAKSGVTEVEIEQKDFKITIKSETKKAESQIIVQAAAPVVPQIAAAPAVAAAPVAAPAATPQAAPAATEDSKYITVKSPMIGTFYRSSGPDKEPFVSVGQSVNKGETVCIIEAMKLFNEIEAEFTGKIVKVLVDDATPVEYDQPLFLVDPA; this is translated from the coding sequence ATGAATCTGAACGAAATCCAAGACTTAATTAAGTTTGTAGCAAAATCAGGTGTTACGGAAGTAGAAATTGAGCAAAAAGACTTTAAAATCACGATCAAATCAGAGACTAAAAAAGCGGAGTCTCAAATCATCGTGCAAGCAGCAGCTCCGGTTGTTCCTCAAATTGCGGCTGCTCCTGCAGTTGCAGCTGCTCCGGTTGCAGCGCCTGCGGCAACGCCACAAGCAGCTCCGGCAGCAACAGAAGATTCAAAATACATTACTGTTAAATCTCCGATGATCGGTACATTCTACCGTTCTTCCGGACCGGATAAAGAACCTTTCGTAAGCGTTGGACAATCCGTGAACAAAGGAGAAACAGTTTGTATCATTGAAGCAATGAAATTATTCAATGAAATCGAAGCTGAATTCACTGGTAAAATCGTTAAGGTATTAGTTGACGATGCTACACCGGTAGAATACGATCAACCATTATTCCTGGTAGATCCTGCTTAA
- a CDS encoding beta-ketoacyl-ACP synthase III has translation MSKITAAITGICGYLPEEVVTNDDLAKIVDTSDEWITTRTGIKERRILREGACSDIAAAAVKGLLEKTNTDPLDIELVILATVTPDYPFPSTANVVCDKLGLKNAWGYDLIAACSGFIYGLQTGAGFIESGKHKKVIVIGVDKMSAILDYEDRTTCVIFGDGGGAVLLEPNTEGLGIQDAILKSDGAGRQYLYQPAGGSVMPPSHETVDKRLHFVKQEGKQVFKFAVTNMAEVSAEIMQRNNLTAEDVDWLVPHQANLRIIDATADRMGVPKEKVMINIQRYGNTTAGTLPLCLWDWEKQLKKGDNLILSAFGGGFTWGAVYVKWAYNS, from the coding sequence ATGAGTAAAATCACCGCAGCAATAACAGGCATTTGTGGGTATCTTCCGGAGGAAGTGGTAACAAATGACGACTTAGCTAAAATTGTTGATACTTCTGATGAATGGATTACAACAAGGACCGGGATTAAAGAGCGACGCATTCTTCGCGAAGGCGCTTGTTCGGATATTGCCGCAGCAGCTGTAAAAGGATTACTGGAAAAGACAAATACCGACCCGCTGGACATCGAGCTGGTGATTTTGGCAACTGTTACTCCAGATTACCCTTTCCCTTCAACTGCAAATGTTGTTTGTGATAAACTGGGATTGAAAAATGCATGGGGCTACGATTTGATTGCAGCTTGTTCAGGTTTCATCTATGGTTTGCAAACAGGTGCAGGTTTTATCGAATCCGGAAAACACAAAAAAGTAATCGTAATCGGTGTGGATAAAATGAGCGCCATTTTGGATTATGAAGATCGTACGACTTGCGTCATCTTCGGTGACGGAGGAGGCGCTGTTTTGCTGGAACCGAACACGGAAGGATTAGGAATCCAGGATGCGATCCTTAAATCCGACGGAGCGGGAAGACAATATTTGTACCAGCCTGCAGGTGGGTCTGTCATGCCTCCATCCCACGAAACAGTTGATAAGCGTTTGCACTTTGTGAAGCAGGAAGGAAAACAGGTTTTCAAATTTGCAGTAACAAACATGGCGGAAGTTTCGGCTGAGATCATGCAACGCAATAACCTGACGGCTGAAGATGTAGACTGGTTGGTGCCTCACCAGGCAAACCTCCGTATCATCGACGCAACTGCCGACAGAATGGGGGTTCCGAAAGAAAAAGTAATGATCAACATTCAACGTTACGGAAACACAACTGCAGGTACATTGCCATTGTGTTTGTGGGATTGGGAAAAGCAATTGAAAAAAGGCGACAATTTAATCCTCTCCGCTTTCGGAGGTGGATTTACATGGGGTGCCGTGTATGTAAAATGGGCTTATAATTCTTAA
- a CDS encoding DUF177 domain-containing protein, translated as MKIGTHRYEFNIDKTFFEGVENTLIEDANVLVELAFEKKETMMIAEFSLSGTVTTPCDRCNDPMEVKVHGDYRIVYKFGTEVSEDENLIILHPESYELDLSAPIYELLVISLPTRRIHPEGECNEEVMDLYNKYIVNANQPDEDDDDWDEDDEDWDDDEDSGDWDDEGDDDDDSDDPDDDRPIDPRWSALKNLN; from the coding sequence TTGAAAATAGGGACGCATCGCTATGAATTCAACATAGACAAAACGTTCTTTGAAGGTGTTGAAAACACCCTGATTGAGGATGCAAATGTTCTGGTAGAACTTGCATTTGAAAAAAAGGAAACAATGATGATCGCGGAATTTTCGCTTTCAGGAACTGTTACCACTCCATGTGATCGCTGCAATGATCCGATGGAAGTAAAAGTTCACGGGGACTACCGCATTGTTTACAAGTTTGGGACAGAAGTTTCCGAAGACGAGAATTTGATTATTCTTCACCCGGAATCCTATGAACTGGACCTTTCAGCACCGATCTATGAGTTATTGGTCATCTCATTGCCGACCCGAAGAATTCATCCGGAAGGAGAATGCAACGAAGAAGTGATGGATTTGTACAACAAGTATATTGTAAATGCAAATCAGCCGGATGAAGACGATGACGATTGGGATGAAGACGACGAAGATTGGGACGACGATGAGGACAGCGGTGACTGGGATGATGAAGGAGATGACGATGATGATTCGGATGATCCTGACGACGACAGACCGATAGACCCGCGCTGGTCCGCATTAAAAAATTTGAATTAA
- a CDS encoding SpoIIE family protein phosphatase codes for MKTKQSILRQLLVNILVPVLLIFSTVFYLTYQYNLDKVENDIQQQKKNIVEETRNLIEYYDFSMRTHEQSLIQRMQNVSGEIQSVLTRQNAKTVDLNSLRSSLGMDPAREDIYLIDRNLRIVNTTFKPDLGLDFKKLNQTFIPFFNQIFRSKKFKEDRFGLEIKTGKIKKYSYQTSPDGKHIIELGFYSKSADEFKQLLLSKIRSLDKRFEAIDRVELYLGVKNIPDISIKDPRLQKAYLQCLDKKKNVIIENDNPASKGKEFTEYVFLPVLESKLYSGYVLELGTNDLPYQNLINDLLLRFGVIFGLTLVILTVIVYFRSRKLTKPIQQLALKTETISTDNLDQSIEITGSLELDLLSKNFNSMMQKLRLSYENLEEKVVERTHELQEQKLIVESKNHEIVESIQYARFIQQALLPLESEIQASFDENAFVYYAPKDIIAGDFFWFEKRGHLSWFAVADCTGHGVPGAMVSVLCINALYQSLALNPHQRTGELLDQVRELVVQTLTKEARSVKDGMDISLGCFNHETKMLQWTGANNPLWIFRGEEILVTAPDKQPVGQFDGAKPFTTHEIQLEANDWIILFSDGYADQFGGPKNKKYKYATFRDFIQAHRNKSGAELKASLKEEFENWKGNHEQTDDVCVMGIKLV; via the coding sequence GTGAAAACGAAACAAAGTATCCTGCGGCAACTACTGGTGAACATTCTTGTTCCGGTGCTGCTGATCTTTTCCACCGTTTTCTACCTGACTTACCAATACAATCTCGACAAAGTTGAAAACGACATTCAGCAGCAAAAGAAAAACATTGTGGAGGAAACGCGGAATCTGATCGAATACTACGATTTTTCCATGCGCACGCACGAACAATCCCTGATCCAGCGCATGCAAAACGTTTCCGGTGAAATTCAATCCGTATTGACCCGGCAAAACGCAAAAACGGTTGACCTTAACAGCTTACGATCTTCTCTCGGGATGGACCCGGCACGCGAAGATATTTACCTCATAGACCGGAACCTGCGCATTGTCAATACCACTTTCAAACCCGATCTCGGGCTTGATTTCAAAAAGCTCAATCAAACCTTCATTCCTTTTTTCAACCAGATCTTCCGATCCAAAAAGTTCAAGGAAGACCGTTTCGGACTGGAGATCAAGACCGGAAAAATCAAAAAATACAGCTACCAAACCTCGCCTGATGGAAAACACATCATTGAACTGGGCTTTTATTCCAAATCAGCCGACGAGTTCAAACAACTCCTGCTTTCCAAAATCCGCAGCCTGGACAAACGGTTCGAAGCCATTGACCGGGTTGAATTGTATTTGGGCGTAAAGAATATCCCTGACATTTCCATCAAAGATCCCAGGCTGCAAAAAGCCTATCTCCAATGCCTGGACAAGAAAAAAAATGTCATCATTGAGAATGACAACCCGGCTTCCAAAGGAAAGGAATTCACCGAATATGTGTTCCTCCCGGTATTGGAATCGAAATTGTATTCCGGGTATGTACTGGAATTGGGAACAAATGACCTCCCCTATCAAAACCTCATCAACGACCTGCTGCTTCGTTTCGGCGTCATTTTCGGGTTGACTCTGGTGATACTGACAGTTATTGTTTATTTCCGTTCACGCAAATTGACAAAACCCATCCAGCAACTGGCACTGAAAACAGAAACCATTTCAACCGACAACCTGGACCAAAGCATCGAAATTACCGGAAGCCTGGAACTGGATTTACTCTCGAAGAACTTCAATTCCATGATGCAGAAGTTGCGGCTTTCCTATGAAAACCTGGAAGAAAAAGTGGTGGAACGTACACACGAGTTGCAGGAACAAAAGCTCATCGTAGAATCCAAGAACCATGAAATCGTGGAAAGTATCCAATATGCGCGTTTTATTCAACAGGCACTTTTACCCCTGGAATCAGAGATTCAGGCTAGTTTCGATGAAAATGCATTTGTTTATTACGCTCCCAAAGACATCATCGCCGGGGATTTCTTCTGGTTTGAAAAACGGGGGCACCTAAGCTGGTTCGCGGTGGCAGATTGCACCGGACATGGGGTTCCGGGAGCAATGGTAAGCGTGTTATGCATCAACGCTTTGTACCAGTCACTGGCTTTGAATCCGCATCAAAGAACCGGGGAATTACTGGACCAGGTCCGTGAACTGGTTGTTCAAACACTCACTAAAGAAGCCCGCTCGGTCAAAGACGGCATGGACATTTCGCTGGGATGCTTCAATCACGAAACGAAGATGCTTCAGTGGACAGGCGCCAACAATCCGTTGTGGATTTTCCGCGGAGAAGAGATTTTGGTTACCGCACCGGATAAACAGCCGGTGGGACAGTTTGACGGAGCGAAGCCATTTACAACCCATGAAATACAACTCGAAGCAAACGACTGGATCATTTTGTTCTCAGACGGGTATGCAGATCAATTCGGCGGGCCGAAAAATAAGAAATACAAGTATGCGACTTTCCGGGATTTTATCCAGGCTCACCGGAACAAAAGCGGTGCTGAGCTCAAAGCTTCCTTAAAAGAAGAATTTGAGAACTGGAAAGGAAACCACGAACAGACAGATGACGTCTGTGTGATGGGAATTAAACTAGTTTAA
- the rpmF gene encoding 50S ribosomal protein L32, which yields MAHPKRRTSTTRRDKRRTHDKAIAKNIATCPTTGQPHLFHHAHWHEGKLYYKGRVVAEKEVAI from the coding sequence ATGGCACATCCAAAACGCAGAACGTCCACGACACGTCGCGACAAGAGAAGAACTCACGACAAGGCAATCGCGAAGAACATTGCAACTTGTCCTACAACCGGACAACCACATTTGTTCCACCATGCACACTGGCATGAAGGCAAATTGTACTACAAAGGAAGAGTAGTAGCTGAGAAAGAAGTAGCGATTTAA